From Anopheles coluzzii chromosome 3, AcolN3, whole genome shotgun sequence, the proteins below share one genomic window:
- the LOC120956547 gene encoding sodium/hydrogen exchanger 6 isoform X3, whose amino-acid sequence MLRRRSAKSATSYQQRSRYRFLPAVVLLVLAQWCLLDAVVSAESTDIELDAKANKIHQIDSLNLLLYTFLLTLTVLTIWLFKHRRVSWLHETGLAVIYGLIVGAIIRYAGTTTPIIHVSVEAEPDAKFNQSLPPDTLWLKFPGNLPHGSDQPVKANKTYTYSFRGELGNVEENEIDLKATFDPEVFFNIILPPIIFHAGYSLKRKYFFRNLGAILMFAIIGTTLSAFLIGALMYGFVQLMPKLKSSFTFLDTLYFGALISPTDPLTILAIFSDMHVDVNLYALVFGESVLNDAVAIVLSGAIQNYGEHYSSNGEFEGHAFLRSLGDFFSVFAFSLLIGASMGCVTAMMTKFTRIRDFPLLESALFVLMSYSTFLIAEAAELTGVVAVLFCGICQAHYTYNNLSDDSRTRTKQIFELLNFLAENFIFSYIGVSMFTFPKHHFDPLFIFTGFMCAAIGRAVNIYPLSALLNIARKPKISWNFQHMLFFAGLRGAMSFALAIRNTVSDARQAMLTTTSLIVITTVIIQGGAANFLLNWLNIPVGVDDETEVLPYQGVRSVYNSMENTAGDLENPDSEGATTPGGTRRGHEKAVLARLWGNFDSRYMKPLLTHSRPTLLETLPVCLSPLARLLTTTEQLTQDGPTRRSDSDSDLCIDDDDRASRGGPADGTGRRNSINRLEIMDDSDHGTFRVSSSSNIANRIIQQGRRASGKIFHF is encoded by the exons ATGTTAAGGCGGCGTTCGGCGAAATCGGCCACCAGCTACCAGCAGCGCTCCCGGTACCGGTTCCTGCCCGCCGTGGTACTGCTGGTGCTCGCCCAATGGTGCCTGCTGGATGCGGTCGTTTCGGCCGAATCGACCGACATAGAGCTCGATGCGAAGGCAAACAAAATCCATCAGATCGATTCGCTCAATCTGTTGCTTTACACCTTCCTGCTAACTTTGACGGTGCTAACGATATGGCTGTTCAAACATCGGCGCGTCTCCTGGCTGCATGAGACGGGGCTGGCCGTGATTTACG GCCTCATCGTGGGAGCCATCATCCGCTATGCCGGCACCACCACGCCAATCATACACGTTTCGGTGGAAGCGGAACCGGATGCCAAGTTCAACCAGAGCCTCCCACCGGACACGCTGTGGCTCAAGTTTCCGGGCAATCTTCCGCACGGTTCCGACCAGCCGGTAAAGGCGAACAAAACGTACACGTACAGCTTTCGGGGCGAGCTGGGCAATGTGGAGGAGAACGAGATCGACCTGAAAGCCACCTTTGATCCGGAAGTGTTCTTTAACATCATCCTGCCGCCGATCATTTTCCACGCCGGGTACAGCTTGAAGCGG aaatacTTTTTCCGCAACCTTGGTGCTATTTTAATGTTTGCCATCATCGGCACCACACTGTCGGCGTTTTTGATCGGTGCGCTGATGTACGGTTTCGTGCAGCTGATGCCGAAGCTCAAGTCAAGCTTCACCTTTCTGGACACGCTTTACTTCGGGGCACTGATTTCACCGACCGATCCGCTTACGATATTGGCCATCTTTAGCGATATGCATGTGGACGTGAATCTGTACGCGCTCGTGTTCGGCGAGAGTGTACTGAACGATGCCGTTGCAATCGTTCTAAGTGG CGCTATCCAAAACTATGGCGAACATTACTCGAGCAACGGCGAGTTTGAAGGGCACGCGTTTCTCCGCTCGCTGGGCGATTTCTTCAGCGTGTTTGCCTTCTCGCTGCTGATCGGCGCCTCGATGGGTTGCGTGACGGCAATGATGACCAAGTTCACGCGGATACGAGACTTTCCGCTGCTCGAGTCGGCCCTGTTTGTGCTGATGTCGTACAGTACGTTTTTAATCGCGGAAGCGGCCGAGCTAACAG GAGTGGTCGCGGTACTGTTCTGCGGCATCTGCCAAGCGCACTACACGTACAACAACCTGTCCGATGATTCCCGTACGCGCACGAAGCAGATATTTGAGCTGCTTAACTTCCTGGCCGAAAACTTCATCTTCTCGTACATCGGCGTGTCCATGTTCACCTTCCCGAAGCACCACTTTGATCCGCTGTTTATTTTTACCGGTTTT ATGTGTGCGGCTATAGGGCGTGCTGTAAATATTTATCCCCTGTCAGCCCTGCTGAATATAGCTAGAAAGCCAAAGATTTCGTGGAACTTCCAGCACATGCTGTTCTTTGCCG GCCTACGAGGTGCCATGTCCTTTGCACTGGCGATTCGCAACACGGTCTCCGACGCAAGGCAGGCAATGTTAACGACCACGTCGCTCATTGTCATTACGACCGTGATCATCCAGGGTGGGGCAGCCAACTTTCTGCTCAACTGGTTAAATATTCC TGTTGGTGTTGATGATGAAACAGAAGTTCTACCTTATCAAGGCGTCCGAAGT gtgtacAATTCGATGGAGAACACAGCTGGG GATTTGGAAAATCCGGACAGTGAGGGTGCCACCACACCGGGAGGCACAAGGAGAGGCCACGAAAAGGCCGTTTTAGCTCGGCTGTGGGGCAATTTCGACTCAAG GTACATGAAACCCCTGTTAACCCACTCGCGTCCAACATTGCTTGAGACGCTACCCGTTTGCTTGAGCCCGCTGGCTCGTCTGCTTACCACCACCGAACAACTAACACAG GACGGGCCAACGCGTCGctccgactccgattccgatcTGTGCATCGACGACGATGATCGTGCATCGCGCGGCGGTCCCGCCGACGGTACCGGCCGAAGGAATTCAATCAATCGC CTAGAAATCATGGACGACAGTGATCATGGGACGTTCCGTGTCTCTTCCTCTAGCAACATTGCTAACCGCATCATACAGCAGGGAAGAAGAGCTAGTGgaaaaatattccatttttaA